A genomic region of Tamandua tetradactyla isolate mTamTet1 chromosome 2, mTamTet1.pri, whole genome shotgun sequence contains the following coding sequences:
- the KIF12 gene encoding kinesin-like protein KIF12 isoform X4: MEQDMEERGSPDGDPARSVEQGPEGPETPIQVVLRVRPMSKAELRRGEQSALHCSGPRTLQVSPPGGGPDVAFRFGAVLDAARTQEDVFRACGVRRLGELALRGFSCTVFTFGQTGSGKTYTLTGPPPQGEGVPVPPSLAGVTQRTFAWLLDRTQHLEAPVTLRVSYLEIYNEQVRDLLSLGPPRPLPVRWNKTRGFFVEQLRVVEFGNLESLMELLQMGLSRRRSSTHTLNRASSRSHALLTLYITHQTRMPPLDPRELPAGGKLCFVDLAGSEKVAATGSCGELMLEANSINRSLLALGQCISLLLDPQRKQSHIPFRDSKLTKLLADSLGGHGVTLMVACVSPSAQCLPETLSTLRYASRAQRVTTRPQALKSPRVRQPQHLETEMLQLQEENRRLRTQLDQKDPKASGLSGAQVAWAQRNLYGMLQEFMLENERLRKEKSQLQSSRNLAQKEQRVLAKQVRELERCLLSACCRHQLDPGPAPPCPFLMVPSPHCYAQPPLCSCACCHICPLCRAPLAHWACPWRKLHLPQVFDPEAPPSMPLSARHPPWAPPSSPASAKCPRERSHSDRAQTQVLVEMLTEKEVVPSAPPLPLSISPVLREGPGVASPQTGGPPKPDWQLPAMRPEPATPQQGRMEPQPNPSSLLRAKWKPRRLLGGLGP; this comes from the exons ATGGAGCAGGATATGGAGGAGCGCGGGTCCCCTGACGG GGACCCAGCACGGAGCGTGGAGCAGGGCCCAGAGGGGCCGGAAACGCCCATCCAGGTGGTGCTCAG GGTGCGTCCCATGAGCAAGGCCGAGCTACGTCGAGGGGAACAGAGCGCGCTGCACTGCTCAGGACCCCGGACCTTGCAG GTGAGCCCCCCCGGGGGCGGCCCCGACGTGGCGTTCCGCTTCGGCGCGGTGCTGGACGCGGCGCGCACGCAGGAGGACGTGTTCCGGGCGTGCGGCGTGCGGCGCCTGGGCGAGCTGGCGCTGCGCGG CTTCTCCTGCACCGTCTTCACCTTTGGCCAGACCGGCTCCGGGAAGACGTACACCCTGACCGGACCCCCTCCCCAG GGCGAGGGGGTGCCCGTACCCCCCAGCCTGGCTGGAGTCACGCAGAGGACCTTCGCCTGGCTGTTAGACCGCACGCAGCACCTGGAAGCCCCCGTCACCCTCCGCGTCTCCTACCTGGAGATTTACAACGAGCAG GTTCGGGACTTGCTGAGCCTGGGGCCCCCTCGGCCCCTCCCTGTCCGCTGGAACAAGACCCGGGGCTTCTTTGTGGAGCAGCTGCGGGTGGTAGAGTTTGGGAATTTAGAATCCCTGATGGAACTTCTGCAAATGG GTCTTAGCCGTCGAAGGAGCTCCACTCACACCCTAAACCGGGCCTCCAGCCGCAGCCATGCCCTGCTCACACTCTACATCACCCACCAAACT CGGATGCCTCCCCTGgatcccagggagcttcctgctggtgggaagctgtgctTTGTGGACCTGGCAGGCAGTGAGAAGGTGGCAGCCACAGGATCCTGTGGGGAGCTGATGCTTGAGGCCAACAGCATCAACCGCAGCCTGCTGGCCCTGG GTCAGTGCATCTCCCTGCTTCTGGATCCACAGCGGAAACAAAGCCACATCCCCTTCCGGGACAGCAAGCTCACCAAGCTGCTGGCGGACTCCCTGGGGGGCCATGGGGTCACCCTCATG GTGGCCTGCGTGTCACCTTCAGCCCAGTGCCTTCCGGAGACGCTCAGTACCCTGCGATATGCAAGTCGAGCTCAGCGGGTCACCACCCGGCCGCAGGCCCTCAAG AGCCCCAGAGTGAGACAGCCCCAGCATTTGGAGACTGAGATGCTGCAGCTCCAGGAGGAGAACCGTCGCCTGAGGACCCAGCTGGACCAAAAGGACCCCAAGG catcagggCTCAGTGGTGCCCAGGTGGCCTGGGCCCAGCGGAACCTCTACGGGATGCTGCAGGAGTTCATGCTGGAGAATGAGAGGCTCAG GAAAGAAAAGAGCCAGCTGCAGAGCAGCCGGAACCTGGCCCAGAAGGAGCAGCGTGTCCTGGCCAAGCAGGTCCGTGAGCTGGAGAG GTGCCTTCTCTCTGCCTGCTGTCGTCACCAGCTGGATCCAGGCCCAGCCCCACCATGTCCCTTCTTGATGGTGCCATCTCCCCACTGCTAT GCACAGCCACCCCTTTGCTCCTGCGCCTGCTGCCACATCTGTCCCCTGTGCCGAGCTCCTCTGGCCCACTGGGCCTGCCCTTGGAGGAAGCTCCACCTGCCCCAG GTGTTTGACCCTGAGGCCCCACCCAGCATGCCCCTGTCTGCCCGGCACCCACCCTGGGCACCTCCAAGCAGTCCTGCCTCTGCTAAATGCCCAAGAGAGAG GAGTCACAGCGACAGGGCTCAGACCCAGGTCCTGGTGGAGATGCTGACTGAGAAGGAGGTGGTACCCTCTGCACCCCCCCTGCCCCTGAGCATATCACCTGTGCTGAGAg AGGGGCCTGGGGTGGCAAGCCCGCAGACTGGAGGCCCTCCGAAACCAGATTGGCAGCTCCCTGCGATGCGGCCGGAGCCAGCCACCCCCCAGCAAGGGCGCATGGAGCCCCAGCCGAATCCTTCCTCCCTGCTGAGGGCAAAGTGGAAACCAAGGAGACTGCTGGGTGGCCTTGGGCCATGA
- the KIF12 gene encoding kinesin-like protein KIF12 isoform X2, translated as MEQDMEERGSPDGDPARSVEQGPEGPETPIQVVLRVRPMSKAELRRGEQSALHCSGPRTLQVSPPGGGPDVAFRFGAVLDAARTQEDVFRACGVRRLGELALRGFSCTVFTFGQTGSGKTYTLTGPPPQGEGVPVPPSLAGVTQRTFAWLLDRTQHLEAPVTLRVSYLEIYNEQVRDLLSLGPPRPLPVRWNKTRGFFVEQLRVVEFGNLESLMELLQMGLSRRRSSTHTLNRASSRSHALLTLYITHQTRMPPLDPRELPAGGKLCFVDLAGSEKVAATGSCGELMLEANSINRSLLALGQCISLLLDPQRKQSHIPFRDSKLTKLLADSLGGHGVTLMPSAFRRRSVPCDMQVELSGSPPGRRPSRSPYAVHSLYTLEWRLWTTVPQSPRVRQPQHLETEMLQLQEENRRLRTQLDQKDPKASGLSGAQVAWAQRNLYGMLQEFMLENERLRKEKSQLQSSRNLAQKEQRVLAKQVRELERCLLSACCRHQLDPGPAPPCPFLMVPSPHCYAQPPLCSCACCHICPLCRAPLAHWACPWRKLHLPQVFDPEAPPSMPLSARHPPWAPPSSPASAKCPRERSHSDRAQTQVLVEMLTEKEVVPSAPPLPLSISPVLREGPGVASPQTGGPPKPDWQLPAMRPEPATPQQGRMEPQPNPSSLLRAKWKPRRLLGGLGP; from the exons ATGGAGCAGGATATGGAGGAGCGCGGGTCCCCTGACGG GGACCCAGCACGGAGCGTGGAGCAGGGCCCAGAGGGGCCGGAAACGCCCATCCAGGTGGTGCTCAG GGTGCGTCCCATGAGCAAGGCCGAGCTACGTCGAGGGGAACAGAGCGCGCTGCACTGCTCAGGACCCCGGACCTTGCAG GTGAGCCCCCCCGGGGGCGGCCCCGACGTGGCGTTCCGCTTCGGCGCGGTGCTGGACGCGGCGCGCACGCAGGAGGACGTGTTCCGGGCGTGCGGCGTGCGGCGCCTGGGCGAGCTGGCGCTGCGCGG CTTCTCCTGCACCGTCTTCACCTTTGGCCAGACCGGCTCCGGGAAGACGTACACCCTGACCGGACCCCCTCCCCAG GGCGAGGGGGTGCCCGTACCCCCCAGCCTGGCTGGAGTCACGCAGAGGACCTTCGCCTGGCTGTTAGACCGCACGCAGCACCTGGAAGCCCCCGTCACCCTCCGCGTCTCCTACCTGGAGATTTACAACGAGCAG GTTCGGGACTTGCTGAGCCTGGGGCCCCCTCGGCCCCTCCCTGTCCGCTGGAACAAGACCCGGGGCTTCTTTGTGGAGCAGCTGCGGGTGGTAGAGTTTGGGAATTTAGAATCCCTGATGGAACTTCTGCAAATGG GTCTTAGCCGTCGAAGGAGCTCCACTCACACCCTAAACCGGGCCTCCAGCCGCAGCCATGCCCTGCTCACACTCTACATCACCCACCAAACT CGGATGCCTCCCCTGgatcccagggagcttcctgctggtgggaagctgtgctTTGTGGACCTGGCAGGCAGTGAGAAGGTGGCAGCCACAGGATCCTGTGGGGAGCTGATGCTTGAGGCCAACAGCATCAACCGCAGCCTGCTGGCCCTGG GTCAGTGCATCTCCCTGCTTCTGGATCCACAGCGGAAACAAAGCCACATCCCCTTCCGGGACAGCAAGCTCACCAAGCTGCTGGCGGACTCCCTGGGGGGCCATGGGGTCACCCTCATG CCCAGTGCCTTCCGGAGACGCTCAGTACCCTGCGATATGCAAGTCGAGCTCAGCGGGTCACCACCCGGCCGCAGGCCCTCAAG AAGCCCTTATGCAGTGCACAGCCTGTACACCCTTGAATGGAGGCTCTGGACCACTGTCCCGCAGAGCCCCAGAGTGAGACAGCCCCAGCATTTGGAGACTGAGATGCTGCAGCTCCAGGAGGAGAACCGTCGCCTGAGGACCCAGCTGGACCAAAAGGACCCCAAGG catcagggCTCAGTGGTGCCCAGGTGGCCTGGGCCCAGCGGAACCTCTACGGGATGCTGCAGGAGTTCATGCTGGAGAATGAGAGGCTCAG GAAAGAAAAGAGCCAGCTGCAGAGCAGCCGGAACCTGGCCCAGAAGGAGCAGCGTGTCCTGGCCAAGCAGGTCCGTGAGCTGGAGAG GTGCCTTCTCTCTGCCTGCTGTCGTCACCAGCTGGATCCAGGCCCAGCCCCACCATGTCCCTTCTTGATGGTGCCATCTCCCCACTGCTAT GCACAGCCACCCCTTTGCTCCTGCGCCTGCTGCCACATCTGTCCCCTGTGCCGAGCTCCTCTGGCCCACTGGGCCTGCCCTTGGAGGAAGCTCCACCTGCCCCAG GTGTTTGACCCTGAGGCCCCACCCAGCATGCCCCTGTCTGCCCGGCACCCACCCTGGGCACCTCCAAGCAGTCCTGCCTCTGCTAAATGCCCAAGAGAGAG GAGTCACAGCGACAGGGCTCAGACCCAGGTCCTGGTGGAGATGCTGACTGAGAAGGAGGTGGTACCCTCTGCACCCCCCCTGCCCCTGAGCATATCACCTGTGCTGAGAg AGGGGCCTGGGGTGGCAAGCCCGCAGACTGGAGGCCCTCCGAAACCAGATTGGCAGCTCCCTGCGATGCGGCCGGAGCCAGCCACCCCCCAGCAAGGGCGCATGGAGCCCCAGCCGAATCCTTCCTCCCTGCTGAGGGCAAAGTGGAAACCAAGGAGACTGCTGGGTGGCCTTGGGCCATGA
- the KIF12 gene encoding kinesin-like protein KIF12 isoform X6 yields the protein MEQDMEERGSPDGDPARSVEQGPEGPETPIQVVLRVRPMSKAELRRGEQSALHCSGPRTLQVSPPGGGPDVAFRFGAVLDAARTQEDVFRACGVRRLGELALRGFSCTVFTFGQTGSGKTYTLTGPPPQGEGVPVPPSLAGVTQRTFAWLLDRTQHLEAPVTLRVSYLEIYNEQVRDLLSLGPPRPLPVRWNKTRGFFVEQLRVVEFGNLESLMELLQMGLSRRRSSTHTLNRASSRSHALLTLYITHQTRMPPLDPRELPAGGKLCFVDLAGSEKVAATGSCGELMLEANSINRSLLALGQCISLLLDPQRKQSHIPFRDSKLTKLLADSLGGHGVTLMVACVSPSAQCLPETLSTLRYASRAQRVTTRPQALKSPRVRQPQHLETEMLQLQEENRRLRTQLDQKDPKASGLSGAQVAWAQRNLYGMLQEFMLENERLRKEKSQLQSSRNLAQKEQRVLAKQVRELERCLLSACCRHQLDPGPAPPCPFLMVPSPHCYAQPPLCSCACCHICPLCRAPLAHWACPWRKLHLPQVFDPEAPPSMPLSARHPPWAPPSSPASAKCPRERSHSDRAQTQVLVEMLTEKEVVPSAPPLPLSISPVLRGEKGEREGPLLFFDPPSPGLTRRLEALRNQIGSSLRCGRSQPPPSKGAWSPSRILPPC from the exons ATGGAGCAGGATATGGAGGAGCGCGGGTCCCCTGACGG GGACCCAGCACGGAGCGTGGAGCAGGGCCCAGAGGGGCCGGAAACGCCCATCCAGGTGGTGCTCAG GGTGCGTCCCATGAGCAAGGCCGAGCTACGTCGAGGGGAACAGAGCGCGCTGCACTGCTCAGGACCCCGGACCTTGCAG GTGAGCCCCCCCGGGGGCGGCCCCGACGTGGCGTTCCGCTTCGGCGCGGTGCTGGACGCGGCGCGCACGCAGGAGGACGTGTTCCGGGCGTGCGGCGTGCGGCGCCTGGGCGAGCTGGCGCTGCGCGG CTTCTCCTGCACCGTCTTCACCTTTGGCCAGACCGGCTCCGGGAAGACGTACACCCTGACCGGACCCCCTCCCCAG GGCGAGGGGGTGCCCGTACCCCCCAGCCTGGCTGGAGTCACGCAGAGGACCTTCGCCTGGCTGTTAGACCGCACGCAGCACCTGGAAGCCCCCGTCACCCTCCGCGTCTCCTACCTGGAGATTTACAACGAGCAG GTTCGGGACTTGCTGAGCCTGGGGCCCCCTCGGCCCCTCCCTGTCCGCTGGAACAAGACCCGGGGCTTCTTTGTGGAGCAGCTGCGGGTGGTAGAGTTTGGGAATTTAGAATCCCTGATGGAACTTCTGCAAATGG GTCTTAGCCGTCGAAGGAGCTCCACTCACACCCTAAACCGGGCCTCCAGCCGCAGCCATGCCCTGCTCACACTCTACATCACCCACCAAACT CGGATGCCTCCCCTGgatcccagggagcttcctgctggtgggaagctgtgctTTGTGGACCTGGCAGGCAGTGAGAAGGTGGCAGCCACAGGATCCTGTGGGGAGCTGATGCTTGAGGCCAACAGCATCAACCGCAGCCTGCTGGCCCTGG GTCAGTGCATCTCCCTGCTTCTGGATCCACAGCGGAAACAAAGCCACATCCCCTTCCGGGACAGCAAGCTCACCAAGCTGCTGGCGGACTCCCTGGGGGGCCATGGGGTCACCCTCATG GTGGCCTGCGTGTCACCTTCAGCCCAGTGCCTTCCGGAGACGCTCAGTACCCTGCGATATGCAAGTCGAGCTCAGCGGGTCACCACCCGGCCGCAGGCCCTCAAG AGCCCCAGAGTGAGACAGCCCCAGCATTTGGAGACTGAGATGCTGCAGCTCCAGGAGGAGAACCGTCGCCTGAGGACCCAGCTGGACCAAAAGGACCCCAAGG catcagggCTCAGTGGTGCCCAGGTGGCCTGGGCCCAGCGGAACCTCTACGGGATGCTGCAGGAGTTCATGCTGGAGAATGAGAGGCTCAG GAAAGAAAAGAGCCAGCTGCAGAGCAGCCGGAACCTGGCCCAGAAGGAGCAGCGTGTCCTGGCCAAGCAGGTCCGTGAGCTGGAGAG GTGCCTTCTCTCTGCCTGCTGTCGTCACCAGCTGGATCCAGGCCCAGCCCCACCATGTCCCTTCTTGATGGTGCCATCTCCCCACTGCTAT GCACAGCCACCCCTTTGCTCCTGCGCCTGCTGCCACATCTGTCCCCTGTGCCGAGCTCCTCTGGCCCACTGGGCCTGCCCTTGGAGGAAGCTCCACCTGCCCCAG GTGTTTGACCCTGAGGCCCCACCCAGCATGCCCCTGTCTGCCCGGCACCCACCCTGGGCACCTCCAAGCAGTCCTGCCTCTGCTAAATGCCCAAGAGAGAG GAGTCACAGCGACAGGGCTCAGACCCAGGTCCTGGTGGAGATGCTGACTGAGAAGGAGGTGGTACCCTCTGCACCCCCCCTGCCCCTGAGCATATCACCTGTGCTGAGAggtgagaagggagagagggaggggccacttttattctttgacccaccctctccaggcctca CCCGCAGACTGGAGGCCCTCCGAAACCAGATTGGCAGCTCCCTGCGATGCGGCCGGAGCCAGCCACCCCCCAGCAAGGGCGCATGGAGCCCCAGCCGAATCCTTCCTCCCTGCTGA
- the KIF12 gene encoding kinesin-like protein KIF12 isoform X3 — protein MEQDMEERGSPDGDPARSVEQGPEGPETPIQVVLRVRPMSKAELRRGEQSALHCSGPRTLQVSPPGGGPDVAFRFGAVLDAARTQEDVFRACGVRRLGELALRGFSCTVFTFGQTGSGKTYTLTGPPPQGEGVPVPPSLAGVTQRTFAWLLDRTQHLEAPVTLRVSYLEIYNEQVRDLLSLGPPRPLPVRWNKTRGFFVEQLRVVEFGNLESLMELLQMGLSRRRSSTHTLNRASSRSHALLTLYITHQTRMPPLDPRELPAGGKLCFVDLAGSEKVAATGSCGELMLEANSINRSLLALGQCISLLLDPQRKQSHIPFRDSKLTKLLADSLGGHGVTLMVPKGGWQGGLGLEGVAPREEPSVWGAPQVACVSPSAQCLPETLSTLRYASRAQRVTTRPQALKSPRVRQPQHLETEMLQLQEENRRLRTQLDQKDPKASGLSGAQVAWAQRNLYGMLQEFMLENERLRKEKSQLQSSRNLAQKEQRVLAKQVRELERCLLSACCRHQLDPGPAPPCPFLMVPSPHCYAQPPLCSCACCHICPLCRAPLAHWACPWRKLHLPQVFDPEAPPSMPLSARHPPWAPPSSPASAKCPRERSHSDRAQTQVLVEMLTEKEVVPSAPPLPLSISPVLRDWQLPAMRPEPATPQQGRMEPQPNPSSLLRAKWKPRRLLGGLGP, from the exons ATGGAGCAGGATATGGAGGAGCGCGGGTCCCCTGACGG GGACCCAGCACGGAGCGTGGAGCAGGGCCCAGAGGGGCCGGAAACGCCCATCCAGGTGGTGCTCAG GGTGCGTCCCATGAGCAAGGCCGAGCTACGTCGAGGGGAACAGAGCGCGCTGCACTGCTCAGGACCCCGGACCTTGCAG GTGAGCCCCCCCGGGGGCGGCCCCGACGTGGCGTTCCGCTTCGGCGCGGTGCTGGACGCGGCGCGCACGCAGGAGGACGTGTTCCGGGCGTGCGGCGTGCGGCGCCTGGGCGAGCTGGCGCTGCGCGG CTTCTCCTGCACCGTCTTCACCTTTGGCCAGACCGGCTCCGGGAAGACGTACACCCTGACCGGACCCCCTCCCCAG GGCGAGGGGGTGCCCGTACCCCCCAGCCTGGCTGGAGTCACGCAGAGGACCTTCGCCTGGCTGTTAGACCGCACGCAGCACCTGGAAGCCCCCGTCACCCTCCGCGTCTCCTACCTGGAGATTTACAACGAGCAG GTTCGGGACTTGCTGAGCCTGGGGCCCCCTCGGCCCCTCCCTGTCCGCTGGAACAAGACCCGGGGCTTCTTTGTGGAGCAGCTGCGGGTGGTAGAGTTTGGGAATTTAGAATCCCTGATGGAACTTCTGCAAATGG GTCTTAGCCGTCGAAGGAGCTCCACTCACACCCTAAACCGGGCCTCCAGCCGCAGCCATGCCCTGCTCACACTCTACATCACCCACCAAACT CGGATGCCTCCCCTGgatcccagggagcttcctgctggtgggaagctgtgctTTGTGGACCTGGCAGGCAGTGAGAAGGTGGCAGCCACAGGATCCTGTGGGGAGCTGATGCTTGAGGCCAACAGCATCAACCGCAGCCTGCTGGCCCTGG GTCAGTGCATCTCCCTGCTTCTGGATCCACAGCGGAAACAAAGCCACATCCCCTTCCGGGACAGCAAGCTCACCAAGCTGCTGGCGGACTCCCTGGGGGGCCATGGGGTCACCCTCATGGTACCCAAAGGTGGTTGGCAGGGAGGGCTGGGTCTTGAGGGAGTGGCTCCCAGAGAGGAGCCCTCAGTGTGGGGTGCTCCCCAGGTGGCCTGCGTGTCACCTTCAGCCCAGTGCCTTCCGGAGACGCTCAGTACCCTGCGATATGCAAGTCGAGCTCAGCGGGTCACCACCCGGCCGCAGGCCCTCAAG AGCCCCAGAGTGAGACAGCCCCAGCATTTGGAGACTGAGATGCTGCAGCTCCAGGAGGAGAACCGTCGCCTGAGGACCCAGCTGGACCAAAAGGACCCCAAGG catcagggCTCAGTGGTGCCCAGGTGGCCTGGGCCCAGCGGAACCTCTACGGGATGCTGCAGGAGTTCATGCTGGAGAATGAGAGGCTCAG GAAAGAAAAGAGCCAGCTGCAGAGCAGCCGGAACCTGGCCCAGAAGGAGCAGCGTGTCCTGGCCAAGCAGGTCCGTGAGCTGGAGAG GTGCCTTCTCTCTGCCTGCTGTCGTCACCAGCTGGATCCAGGCCCAGCCCCACCATGTCCCTTCTTGATGGTGCCATCTCCCCACTGCTAT GCACAGCCACCCCTTTGCTCCTGCGCCTGCTGCCACATCTGTCCCCTGTGCCGAGCTCCTCTGGCCCACTGGGCCTGCCCTTGGAGGAAGCTCCACCTGCCCCAG GTGTTTGACCCTGAGGCCCCACCCAGCATGCCCCTGTCTGCCCGGCACCCACCCTGGGCACCTCCAAGCAGTCCTGCCTCTGCTAAATGCCCAAGAGAGAG GAGTCACAGCGACAGGGCTCAGACCCAGGTCCTGGTGGAGATGCTGACTGAGAAGGAGGTGGTACCCTCTGCACCCCCCCTGCCCCTGAGCATATCACCTGTGCTGAGAg ATTGGCAGCTCCCTGCGATGCGGCCGGAGCCAGCCACCCCCCAGCAAGGGCGCATGGAGCCCCAGCCGAATCCTTCCTCCCTGCTGAGGGCAAAGTGGAAACCAAGGAGACTGCTGGGTGGCCTTGGGCCATGA
- the KIF12 gene encoding kinesin-like protein KIF12 isoform X5: MEQDMEERGSPDGDPARSVEQGPEGPETPIQVVLRVRPMSKAELRRGEQSALHCSGPRTLQVSPPGGGPDVAFRFGAVLDAARTQEDVFRACGVRRLGELALRGFSCTVFTFGQTGSGKTYTLTGPPPQGEGVPVPPSLAGVTQRTFAWLLDRTQHLEAPVTLRVSYLEIYNEQVRDLLSLGPPRPLPVRWNKTRGFFVEQLRVVEFGNLESLMELLQMGLSRRRSSTHTLNRASSRSHALLTLYITHQTRMPPLDPRELPAGGKLCFVDLAGSEKVAATGSCGELMLEANSINRSLLALGQCISLLLDPQRKQSHIPFRDSKLTKLLADSLGGHGVTLMVPKGGWQGGLGLEGVAPREEPSVWGAPQVACVSPSAQCLPETLSTLRYASRAQRVTTRPQALKSPRVRQPQHLETEMLQLQEENRRLRTQLDQKDPKASGLSGAQVAWAQRNLYGMLQEFMLENERLRKEKSQLQSSRNLAQKEQRVLAKQVRELERCLLSACCRHQLDPGPAPPCPFLMVPSPHCYAQPPLCSCACCHICPLCRAPLAHWACPWRKLHLPQVFDPEAPPSMPLSARHPPWAPPSSPASAKCPRERSHSDRAQTQVLVEMLTEKEVVPSAPPLPLSISPVLRGVVLRKSTLQKESPNLEDHP; the protein is encoded by the exons ATGGAGCAGGATATGGAGGAGCGCGGGTCCCCTGACGG GGACCCAGCACGGAGCGTGGAGCAGGGCCCAGAGGGGCCGGAAACGCCCATCCAGGTGGTGCTCAG GGTGCGTCCCATGAGCAAGGCCGAGCTACGTCGAGGGGAACAGAGCGCGCTGCACTGCTCAGGACCCCGGACCTTGCAG GTGAGCCCCCCCGGGGGCGGCCCCGACGTGGCGTTCCGCTTCGGCGCGGTGCTGGACGCGGCGCGCACGCAGGAGGACGTGTTCCGGGCGTGCGGCGTGCGGCGCCTGGGCGAGCTGGCGCTGCGCGG CTTCTCCTGCACCGTCTTCACCTTTGGCCAGACCGGCTCCGGGAAGACGTACACCCTGACCGGACCCCCTCCCCAG GGCGAGGGGGTGCCCGTACCCCCCAGCCTGGCTGGAGTCACGCAGAGGACCTTCGCCTGGCTGTTAGACCGCACGCAGCACCTGGAAGCCCCCGTCACCCTCCGCGTCTCCTACCTGGAGATTTACAACGAGCAG GTTCGGGACTTGCTGAGCCTGGGGCCCCCTCGGCCCCTCCCTGTCCGCTGGAACAAGACCCGGGGCTTCTTTGTGGAGCAGCTGCGGGTGGTAGAGTTTGGGAATTTAGAATCCCTGATGGAACTTCTGCAAATGG GTCTTAGCCGTCGAAGGAGCTCCACTCACACCCTAAACCGGGCCTCCAGCCGCAGCCATGCCCTGCTCACACTCTACATCACCCACCAAACT CGGATGCCTCCCCTGgatcccagggagcttcctgctggtgggaagctgtgctTTGTGGACCTGGCAGGCAGTGAGAAGGTGGCAGCCACAGGATCCTGTGGGGAGCTGATGCTTGAGGCCAACAGCATCAACCGCAGCCTGCTGGCCCTGG GTCAGTGCATCTCCCTGCTTCTGGATCCACAGCGGAAACAAAGCCACATCCCCTTCCGGGACAGCAAGCTCACCAAGCTGCTGGCGGACTCCCTGGGGGGCCATGGGGTCACCCTCATGGTACCCAAAGGTGGTTGGCAGGGAGGGCTGGGTCTTGAGGGAGTGGCTCCCAGAGAGGAGCCCTCAGTGTGGGGTGCTCCCCAGGTGGCCTGCGTGTCACCTTCAGCCCAGTGCCTTCCGGAGACGCTCAGTACCCTGCGATATGCAAGTCGAGCTCAGCGGGTCACCACCCGGCCGCAGGCCCTCAAG AGCCCCAGAGTGAGACAGCCCCAGCATTTGGAGACTGAGATGCTGCAGCTCCAGGAGGAGAACCGTCGCCTGAGGACCCAGCTGGACCAAAAGGACCCCAAGG catcagggCTCAGTGGTGCCCAGGTGGCCTGGGCCCAGCGGAACCTCTACGGGATGCTGCAGGAGTTCATGCTGGAGAATGAGAGGCTCAG GAAAGAAAAGAGCCAGCTGCAGAGCAGCCGGAACCTGGCCCAGAAGGAGCAGCGTGTCCTGGCCAAGCAGGTCCGTGAGCTGGAGAG GTGCCTTCTCTCTGCCTGCTGTCGTCACCAGCTGGATCCAGGCCCAGCCCCACCATGTCCCTTCTTGATGGTGCCATCTCCCCACTGCTAT GCACAGCCACCCCTTTGCTCCTGCGCCTGCTGCCACATCTGTCCCCTGTGCCGAGCTCCTCTGGCCCACTGGGCCTGCCCTTGGAGGAAGCTCCACCTGCCCCAG GTGTTTGACCCTGAGGCCCCACCCAGCATGCCCCTGTCTGCCCGGCACCCACCCTGGGCACCTCCAAGCAGTCCTGCCTCTGCTAAATGCCCAAGAGAGAG GAGTCACAGCGACAGGGCTCAGACCCAGGTCCTGGTGGAGATGCTGACTGAGAAGGAGGTGGTACCCTCTGCACCCCCCCTGCCCCTGAGCATATCACCTGTGCTGAGAg GGGTGGTTCTCCGGAAATCTACCCTCCAGAAGGAGTCCCCGAACTTGGAAGATCATCCGTGA